The following proteins come from a genomic window of Micromonospora echinofusca:
- a CDS encoding restriction endonuclease subunit S, with protein MSDWKQVALGEVATIARKTVEPKDISDDTTYVGLENIARGGTFVNVGTVGEAALASTKFRFTSEQILFGKLRPYLAKIARPSFSGVCSTDILPISPGNQLDRGYLAHFLIQPKVVEMASSRATGANLPRLSPAELAKFTLPLPPLDEQRRIAEVLDRTDELLAKRREALAHLDDLIQCTFLDLFGNPATNRKNHPLAPLGSLGQWRSGGTPPRSKREYFEGNVPWFSSGELGEMLVSRSNESISLTALAETAAKKVSRGSIMVGMYDTAALKTSIADIDCSCNQAIAFASINPELADTIYIYFALRTGRDHFRRLQRGARQKNLNIGMIREIAIPLPPMRLQKEFRERVVNTERLKEGHRQSLAELDALFASLQERAFRGAL; from the coding sequence ATGAGCGATTGGAAGCAAGTCGCACTTGGCGAGGTTGCCACGATCGCGAGAAAAACGGTCGAACCCAAGGACATCTCCGACGATACTACTTACGTCGGCCTCGAAAATATTGCCCGCGGCGGCACATTCGTTAACGTTGGAACCGTAGGTGAAGCTGCCCTTGCGAGCACAAAATTCCGCTTCACGAGTGAACAGATTCTCTTCGGCAAACTGCGGCCCTACCTTGCGAAGATTGCTCGCCCCTCCTTCAGCGGCGTCTGCAGTACCGACATCCTTCCAATTTCGCCCGGCAATCAACTGGACCGCGGGTACCTTGCCCACTTTCTAATCCAGCCGAAGGTTGTTGAGATGGCCTCATCGAGAGCTACAGGAGCGAACCTTCCTCGACTGAGCCCTGCCGAACTCGCCAAGTTCACACTGCCACTACCGCCGCTCGACGAGCAGCGGAGGATAGCGGAGGTGCTGGACCGGACGGACGAGCTACTCGCCAAGCGCCGCGAAGCCCTCGCCCACCTCGACGACCTCATCCAATGCACATTCCTCGACTTGTTCGGCAACCCTGCCACAAATCGCAAAAATCATCCCTTGGCGCCGCTCGGGAGCCTGGGCCAGTGGAGAAGCGGGGGGACGCCTCCTCGAAGCAAGAGGGAGTACTTCGAGGGGAACGTCCCATGGTTCTCATCCGGTGAACTCGGCGAGATGCTGGTGTCGCGGAGCAACGAGTCAATCTCGCTGACAGCCCTCGCTGAAACCGCCGCAAAGAAGGTCTCGCGAGGATCCATCATGGTCGGAATGTATGACACCGCAGCCCTAAAGACGAGCATCGCCGACATTGACTGCTCGTGCAACCAGGCGATAGCGTTTGCATCAATAAACCCGGAATTGGCGGACACGATCTACATCTACTTTGCACTGAGAACCGGAAGAGACCACTTCCGACGACTACAGCGCGGCGCCCGCCAAAAGAACTTGAATATCGGAATGATTCGTGAAATAGCCATTCCGCTGCCCCCGATGAGGCTACAGAAGGAGTTCCGCGAGCGAGTTGTGAATACCGAGCGACTCAAGGAAGGCCACCGGCAAAGCTTGGCGGAGCTGGACGCCTTGTTCGCGTCCTTGCAGGAGCGAGCCTTTCGGGGCGCACTATGA
- a CDS encoding type I restriction-modification system subunit M, whose product MITGELKSRIDRIWDAFWSGGISNPLEVIEQITYLLFIKRLDDLHTLEESKAARTGKPMTRRIFPEGCDDQWRKYDDLRWSRFRSAEPKQMYETVGERVFPFLRTLGGDGSTYSGHMKDARFTIPNPALLSRVVDMLDGIPMEDRDTKGDLYEYMLSKIATAGHNGQFRTSRHIIQLMVEMTKPTPRDEICDPACGTAGFLVEAGEYVRDHYPDALHDAELREHFHKRMFHGFDFDGTMLRIGSMNMLLHGVENPDIRYRDSLAESVSGESEKYSLILANPPFAGSLDYESTSKDLQRVVKTKKTELLFLALFLRLLKPGGRAAVIVPDGVLFGSTKAHKELRRILVEEQKLDGVVKLPSGTFKPYSGVSTAILLFTKTDSGGTDNVWFYDVRADGWSLDDKRTPLLPTEKLGPAPEVTLTEGERAKNNLPDALARWFRRDDDELQRARTEQSFCVPKADIVEQGYDLSLNRYKEVVHEETEHRPPLEILADLERLESEIQQGMSDLKAMLG is encoded by the coding sequence GTGATCACTGGTGAGTTGAAGAGCAGGATCGACCGCATCTGGGACGCCTTCTGGTCGGGTGGGATCTCCAACCCGCTGGAGGTGATCGAGCAGATCACCTACCTGCTGTTCATCAAGCGCCTGGACGACCTGCACACCCTTGAAGAGAGCAAGGCCGCACGCACCGGCAAGCCGATGACGCGCCGGATCTTCCCCGAGGGTTGCGACGACCAGTGGCGCAAGTACGACGACCTACGCTGGTCGCGCTTCAGGAGCGCCGAGCCGAAGCAGATGTACGAGACTGTCGGCGAGCGGGTCTTCCCGTTCCTGCGCACGCTCGGCGGCGACGGGTCGACCTACTCCGGCCACATGAAGGACGCCCGGTTCACCATCCCCAACCCGGCGCTGCTGTCGCGGGTCGTCGACATGCTCGACGGCATCCCGATGGAGGATCGGGACACCAAGGGCGACCTCTACGAATACATGCTCAGCAAGATCGCCACGGCCGGCCACAACGGACAGTTCCGCACCTCGCGGCACATCATCCAGCTCATGGTCGAGATGACCAAGCCGACGCCCAGGGACGAGATCTGCGACCCGGCCTGCGGCACCGCGGGCTTCCTGGTCGAGGCCGGAGAGTACGTCCGCGACCACTACCCGGACGCCCTGCACGATGCGGAACTGCGGGAGCACTTCCACAAGCGCATGTTCCACGGCTTCGACTTCGACGGCACCATGCTGCGCATCGGCAGCATGAACATGCTGCTGCACGGCGTCGAGAACCCGGACATCCGCTATCGCGACTCCCTCGCCGAGAGCGTCAGCGGCGAGTCGGAGAAGTATTCCCTGATCCTCGCCAACCCGCCCTTTGCCGGCAGCCTCGACTACGAGAGCACGTCGAAGGACCTCCAGCGGGTCGTCAAGACCAAGAAGACCGAGCTGCTCTTCCTCGCGCTCTTCCTGCGGCTACTCAAGCCCGGCGGCCGGGCGGCGGTCATCGTGCCGGACGGCGTGCTCTTCGGCTCCACCAAGGCCCACAAGGAGCTGCGCCGGATCTTGGTCGAGGAGCAGAAGCTCGACGGCGTGGTGAAGCTGCCGAGCGGCACGTTCAAGCCGTACTCAGGGGTGTCGACGGCGATCCTGCTGTTCACCAAGACCGACAGCGGCGGCACCGACAACGTCTGGTTCTACGACGTGAGGGCCGACGGCTGGAGCCTCGACGACAAGCGCACGCCGCTGCTGCCGACCGAGAAGCTCGGGCCGGCACCCGAGGTGACGCTGACTGAGGGCGAGCGCGCCAAGAACAACCTGCCCGACGCGCTGGCCCGCTGGTTCCGGCGCGACGACGACGAGTTGCAGCGGGCGCGCACCGAGCAGAGCTTCTGCGTCCCCAAGGCCGACATCGTCGAACAGGGCTACGACCTCAGCCTCAACCGCTACAAGGAAGTCGTCCACGAGGAGACCGAACACCGTCCACCGCTGGAAATCCTCGCAGACCTGGAACGCCTGGAATCCGAAATCCAGCAGGGCATGTCTGACCTAAAGGCGATGCTGGGATGA
- a CDS encoding RloB family protein, producing MWVFTEGELTEPQYVDLVKDMQPVRRNEVHIFKDTRRDGGRRGSGDGRGDRKPRELVEAAIAWLADLKRQAGGVSDEFAPVVWCIFDRDQHEGVDQAISRARLEAKKRALQINEQHDDHTPLSRRDPYTDVWQFVEDLGIVSY from the coding sequence GTGTGGGTCTTCACCGAGGGTGAACTCACCGAGCCGCAGTACGTGGACCTGGTCAAGGACATGCAGCCGGTGCGGCGCAACGAGGTCCACATCTTCAAGGACACGCGGCGGGACGGAGGAAGACGCGGCAGCGGCGACGGTCGCGGGGATCGCAAGCCCAGAGAGCTGGTGGAGGCGGCGATCGCGTGGCTCGCCGACCTGAAACGGCAGGCTGGCGGCGTGTCGGACGAGTTCGCCCCGGTCGTGTGGTGCATCTTCGACCGAGACCAGCACGAGGGGGTCGACCAGGCGATCAGCCGTGCCCGACTGGAAGCGAAGAAGCGTGCCCTTCAGATCAACGAGCAGCACGACGACCACACGCCGCTCAGCCGACGCGATCCATACACCGACGTCTGGCAGTTCGTCGAGGATCTCGGGATCGTTTCGTACTGA
- a CDS encoding LLM class flavin-dependent oxidoreductase encodes MATFTLQATPSDGPSWLELARRTEAAGFDALSTADHPGAAASPFVALAAAAAVTERIGLGSYVSNAGVREPMLLASDVASLDLLSGGRARFGLGAGHTPAEWRAIGRERPDVAGRVRRCLAVADAVRALLDGEEVTVDSPDLALRGARLEKPRPVQRRIPFTLGTANSAMLRWAGAHADVVGLSGLGRTLPDGYAHTVRWREADIDRQLDCVAAGAAGRAEPPVLEALVQHVAVTDDAEAAAAPTAADVGLTVAELLATPFVLIGTEDEIVAAIAGHRRRWGVTRFVVREDALDPLTPVLARLATS; translated from the coding sequence ATGGCGACCTTCACCCTCCAGGCGACCCCGTCCGACGGCCCGAGCTGGCTGGAGCTGGCCCGGCGCACCGAGGCGGCCGGCTTCGACGCCCTGTCCACCGCCGACCATCCCGGGGCGGCCGCGTCCCCGTTCGTCGCCCTGGCCGCCGCCGCGGCGGTGACCGAGCGGATCGGCCTGGGCTCGTACGTCTCGAACGCCGGCGTCCGGGAGCCGATGCTGCTCGCCTCGGACGTGGCCTCCCTCGACCTGCTCTCCGGCGGGCGGGCCCGGTTCGGCCTCGGCGCCGGCCACACCCCGGCCGAGTGGCGCGCGATCGGCCGGGAGCGCCCCGACGTCGCCGGGCGGGTGCGCCGCTGCCTGGCCGTGGCGGACGCCGTCCGCGCCCTGCTCGACGGCGAAGAGGTCACCGTCGACTCCCCCGACCTGGCGCTTCGGGGCGCGCGGCTGGAAAAGCCGCGACCGGTGCAGCGGCGGATCCCGTTCACCCTCGGCACGGCGAACTCCGCGATGCTGCGCTGGGCCGGCGCGCACGCCGACGTGGTCGGGCTGTCCGGGCTCGGCCGCACCCTGCCCGACGGCTACGCGCACACGGTGCGCTGGCGCGAGGCCGACATCGACAGGCAGCTCGACTGCGTCGCGGCCGGGGCGGCCGGGCGGGCCGAGCCGCCGGTGCTGGAGGCGCTCGTGCAGCACGTGGCCGTCACCGACGACGCCGAGGCCGCCGCCGCGCCCACGGCGGCCGACGTCGGGCTGACCGTCGCCGAGCTGCTCGCGACGCCGTTCGTGCTCATCGGCACCGAGGACGAGATCGTCGCCGCGATCGCCGGGCACCGGCGCCGCTGGGGCGTCACCCGCTTCGTCGTACGCGAGGACGCGCTCGACCCGCTCACGCCCGTGCTGGCCCGCCTCGCCACCTCCTGA
- a CDS encoding low temperature requirement protein A: MGGNRWRGRLGPAVSIAPGARVDRFEVFFDLVFVFSFFIITRATAAHISGWQLAHAMLVLAVLWWCWVVHCVVATRVRLGEGFVPVLMVVGMAALFCFALSLPQAFSDATDVSAGPMVVALSYVVIRGVHLALYWHVAREKPGERRLLLKYSPEMAVSTLLLVAAALIPPQIEDPGRAALLRDGLWVSVVLLQYGMGLVAGAWGWTVTSAEHWTERYDLILIIALGESVISVGVGSNLLGQPPTWPSVAAAVLGIFFTAALWWAHYDVIAPAARIALHAAEGRPRVSMARDAYAYLHLPMIAGIILFALGAEEIVHQVADPEVPVADPAHGPGVLLLFGGVACYLCANMLFQWRTLRTVSWTRVGAVLLLAATVPVGQRLPGLAALTLLTAICVGLVAVEAVVMADSRRALREMVFEEKTTHEAHEAAWRARWREPTPDEPST, translated from the coding sequence GTGGGCGGCAACCGGTGGCGCGGGCGGCTGGGACCGGCCGTCTCGATCGCCCCCGGCGCCCGGGTCGACCGGTTCGAGGTCTTCTTCGACCTGGTCTTCGTCTTCTCGTTCTTCATCATCACCCGGGCCACCGCCGCCCACATCTCCGGCTGGCAGCTCGCACACGCCATGCTCGTACTCGCCGTGCTCTGGTGGTGCTGGGTCGTCCACTGCGTGGTGGCCACCCGCGTACGGCTCGGCGAGGGCTTCGTCCCGGTGCTGATGGTCGTCGGCATGGCCGCGCTGTTCTGCTTCGCGCTGTCGCTCCCCCAGGCCTTCAGCGACGCGACCGACGTGTCCGCCGGCCCGATGGTGGTCGCGCTGAGCTACGTGGTGATCCGGGGCGTGCACCTGGCGCTGTACTGGCACGTCGCGCGGGAGAAGCCCGGGGAGCGCCGGCTGCTGCTGAAGTACTCCCCGGAGATGGCGGTCAGCACCCTGCTGCTCGTCGCCGCCGCGCTGATCCCGCCGCAGATCGAGGACCCGGGGCGGGCGGCGCTGCTGCGCGACGGGCTCTGGGTCAGTGTCGTCCTGCTCCAGTACGGCATGGGCCTGGTCGCGGGCGCCTGGGGCTGGACGGTGACGTCCGCCGAGCACTGGACCGAGCGGTACGACCTCATCCTGATCATCGCCCTGGGCGAGTCCGTCATCTCCGTCGGCGTCGGCAGCAACCTGCTCGGCCAGCCCCCGACGTGGCCGTCGGTCGCCGCGGCGGTACTCGGCATCTTCTTCACGGCCGCGCTGTGGTGGGCGCACTACGACGTGATCGCACCGGCCGCCCGGATCGCCCTGCACGCGGCCGAGGGCCGGCCCCGGGTCTCGATGGCCCGGGATGCCTACGCCTACCTCCACCTGCCGATGATCGCCGGGATCATCCTGTTCGCCCTCGGCGCCGAGGAGATCGTGCACCAGGTCGCCGACCCCGAGGTGCCGGTCGCGGACCCCGCGCACGGCCCCGGCGTCCTGCTGCTGTTCGGCGGGGTCGCCTGCTACCTGTGCGCGAACATGCTGTTCCAGTGGCGCACCCTGCGTACGGTCTCGTGGACCAGGGTCGGCGCCGTGCTCCTGTTGGCCGCCACCGTTCCCGTCGGCCAACGGTTGCCGGGGTTGGCCGCCCTCACCCTGCTCACCGCGATCTGCGTCGGCCTGGTGGCCGTCGAGGCGGTGGTCATGGCGGACTCCCGGCGTGCCCTGCGCGAGATGGTCTTCGAGGAGAAGACCACCCACGAGGCGCACGAGGCCGCCTGGCGCGCCCGCTGGCGCGAGCCCACCCCGGACGAGCCGTCCACGTGA
- the sucB gene encoding 2-oxoglutarate dehydrogenase, E2 component, dihydrolipoamide succinyltransferase — protein MPVSVTMPRLGESVTEGTVTRWLKQEGDTVEVDEPLLEVSTDKVDTEIPSPAAGVLSRIVVGEDETAEVGSELAVIAGEGESTGGGEAAAQQEEPAEQAEEAAEEPQAEAEQPAVEEPAQEQAAPAPSGEGTPVKMPALGESVTEGTVTRWLKQVGDTVEVDEPLLEVSTDKVDTEIPSPVAGTVLEIKVAEDETAAVGADLAVIGAAGAAPAEAKPEPKPEPKPEAKPEPKPEPKAEAKPEPKVEEPTPGMSYNEPSAEAETSARPAQAEQKAMPSAPQTQRPSAPAPSGGEEAAGYVTPLVRKLAGEHGVDLSSVNGTGVGGRIRKQDVLEAAEKAKAAKAAPAAAQQPAAAAPAKPAAKPQPSAKRGTTEKLPRIRATIAKRMQQSLHEMAQLTTVVEVDVTKVAKLRARAKESFQQRHGVKLSFLPFFALAAVEALQAYPIVNASMDLDAGTITYPESEHLGIAVDTERGLMVPVIHGAGDLNLGGIAKRIADLAERTRTNKISPDEIAGATFTLTNTGSRGALFDTPIVPSPQSAMLGTGAVVKRPVVVNDPELGEVVAVRSMVYLALSYDHRLIDGADAARFLVAVKERLEAGNFEAELGL, from the coding sequence ATGCCGGTATCGGTCACCATGCCCCGGCTCGGTGAGAGCGTCACCGAGGGCACCGTCACGCGCTGGCTCAAGCAGGAGGGCGACACCGTCGAGGTCGACGAGCCCCTGCTCGAGGTGTCGACCGACAAGGTCGACACCGAGATCCCGTCCCCGGCGGCGGGCGTGCTGAGCCGGATCGTGGTCGGCGAGGACGAGACCGCCGAGGTCGGCAGCGAGCTGGCCGTGATCGCGGGCGAGGGCGAGTCCACCGGCGGCGGCGAGGCCGCCGCGCAGCAGGAGGAGCCGGCCGAGCAGGCCGAGGAGGCCGCCGAGGAGCCGCAGGCCGAGGCGGAGCAGCCGGCCGTCGAGGAGCCGGCGCAGGAGCAGGCCGCCCCGGCGCCGTCGGGCGAGGGCACCCCGGTCAAGATGCCGGCCCTCGGCGAGAGCGTCACCGAGGGCACCGTCACCCGCTGGCTCAAGCAGGTCGGCGACACCGTCGAGGTCGACGAGCCCCTGCTCGAGGTCTCCACCGACAAGGTCGACACCGAGATCCCGTCGCCGGTGGCCGGCACCGTCCTGGAGATCAAGGTCGCCGAGGACGAGACCGCCGCCGTCGGCGCCGACCTGGCCGTGATCGGTGCCGCCGGCGCCGCCCCGGCCGAGGCCAAGCCGGAGCCGAAGCCCGAGCCGAAGCCCGAGGCCAAGCCGGAGCCGAAGCCCGAGCCGAAGGCCGAGGCCAAGCCGGAGCCCAAGGTCGAGGAGCCCACCCCGGGCATGTCGTACAACGAGCCGTCGGCGGAGGCCGAGACCTCGGCGCGGCCCGCGCAGGCCGAGCAGAAGGCCATGCCCTCGGCCCCGCAGACGCAGCGTCCGTCGGCGCCCGCCCCGAGTGGCGGCGAGGAGGCTGCCGGCTACGTGACCCCGCTGGTGCGCAAGCTGGCCGGCGAGCACGGCGTCGACCTCTCCTCGGTCAACGGCACGGGTGTCGGCGGGCGGATCCGCAAGCAGGACGTGCTGGAGGCGGCGGAGAAGGCCAAGGCGGCCAAGGCCGCGCCGGCTGCGGCGCAGCAGCCCGCCGCGGCGGCCCCGGCCAAGCCGGCCGCCAAGCCGCAGCCGAGCGCCAAGCGCGGCACCACCGAGAAGCTCCCCCGGATCCGGGCGACGATCGCCAAGCGGATGCAGCAGTCGCTGCACGAGATGGCGCAGCTGACCACCGTGGTCGAGGTGGACGTCACCAAGGTCGCCAAGCTGCGGGCGCGGGCCAAGGAGTCGTTCCAGCAGCGGCACGGCGTGAAGCTGTCGTTCCTGCCGTTCTTCGCCCTCGCGGCGGTCGAGGCGCTCCAGGCGTACCCGATCGTCAACGCCAGCATGGACCTCGACGCCGGCACGATCACCTACCCGGAGTCGGAGCACCTCGGCATCGCCGTGGACACCGAGCGGGGTCTCATGGTGCCGGTGATCCACGGCGCCGGTGACCTCAACCTGGGCGGCATCGCCAAGCGCATCGCCGACCTGGCCGAGCGCACCCGGACCAACAAGATCAGCCCGGACGAGATCGCCGGGGCGACCTTCACGCTGACCAACACCGGCAGCCGGGGCGCCCTCTTCGACACCCCGATCGTGCCGTCGCCGCAGTCGGCGATGCTCGGCACGGGTGCCGTGGTCAAGCGTCCGGTCGTGGTCAACGACCCGGAGCTGGGCGAGGTCGTCGCCGTCCGGTCGATGGTCTACCTGGCCCTGTCGTACGACCACCGGCTGATCGACGGCGCGGACGCCGCCCGCTTCCTGGTGGCGGTCAAGGAGCGGCTGGAGGCCGGCAACTTCGAGGCCGAGCTCGGCCTGTAG
- the lpdA gene encoding dihydrolipoyl dehydrogenase produces the protein MSEPNDATFDIVILGGGSGGYATALRAVQLGLKVALVEKGKLGGTCLHNGCIPTKALLHAAEIADQTRESEQFGVKAELVGIDMAGVNAYKDGVISRLYKGLQGMLKGNKAITIVEGHGKLVGKNVVEVDGKRYTGRNVVLASGSYAKSLPGLEVDGERVITSDHALTLDRVPASAIVLGGGVIGVEFASVWKSFGVDVTIIEALPRLVAAEDEESSKALERAFRKRKINFKVGKPFEKVEKTDKGVKVTIAGGDTVEAELLLVAVGRGPNTADLGYEEQGVKMDRGYVLTDERLRTSVPNVYAVGDIVPGLQLAHRGFQQGIFVAEEIAGQNPAVIDEVGIPRVTYSDPELASVGLTEAKAKEQYGADKVKTYNYNLGGNGKSQILKTAGFVKLVRVEDGPVVGVHMVGARVGEMVGEAQLIYNWEAYPAEVAQLVHAHPTQNEALGEAHLALAGKPLHAHA, from the coding sequence GTGAGCGAGCCGAACGACGCAACCTTCGACATCGTCATCCTCGGAGGTGGCAGCGGCGGCTACGCGACCGCCCTGCGCGCCGTCCAGCTGGGCCTGAAGGTCGCGCTGGTCGAGAAGGGCAAGCTCGGCGGCACCTGCCTGCACAACGGTTGCATCCCGACCAAGGCGCTGCTGCACGCGGCCGAGATCGCCGACCAGACCCGCGAGTCGGAGCAGTTCGGCGTGAAGGCCGAGCTGGTCGGCATCGACATGGCGGGGGTCAACGCGTACAAGGACGGCGTGATCTCCCGCCTCTACAAGGGCCTCCAGGGCATGCTCAAGGGCAACAAGGCGATCACCATCGTCGAGGGCCACGGCAAGCTGGTCGGCAAGAACGTCGTCGAGGTCGACGGCAAGCGCTACACCGGCCGCAACGTCGTGCTGGCCTCCGGTTCGTACGCCAAGAGCCTGCCCGGCCTGGAGGTCGACGGCGAGCGGGTCATCACCAGCGACCACGCGCTCACCCTCGACCGGGTCCCCGCCTCGGCGATCGTGCTCGGCGGCGGCGTGATCGGCGTCGAGTTCGCCAGCGTGTGGAAGTCCTTCGGGGTGGACGTCACGATCATCGAGGCGCTCCCCCGGCTCGTCGCGGCCGAGGACGAGGAGTCCTCGAAGGCGCTGGAGCGGGCGTTCCGCAAGCGGAAGATCAACTTCAAGGTCGGCAAGCCGTTCGAGAAGGTCGAGAAGACCGACAAGGGCGTCAAGGTCACCATCGCCGGCGGTGACACCGTCGAGGCCGAGCTGCTGCTGGTCGCGGTCGGCCGCGGCCCGAACACCGCCGACCTCGGCTACGAGGAGCAGGGCGTCAAGATGGACCGCGGCTACGTGCTGACCGACGAGCGGCTGCGCACCAGCGTGCCGAATGTCTACGCCGTCGGCGACATCGTGCCCGGTCTCCAGCTCGCCCACCGGGGCTTCCAGCAGGGCATCTTCGTCGCCGAGGAGATCGCCGGCCAGAACCCGGCCGTCATCGACGAGGTCGGCATCCCGCGGGTCACCTACTCCGACCCGGAGCTGGCGTCGGTCGGTCTGACCGAGGCGAAGGCCAAGGAGCAGTACGGCGCCGACAAGGTCAAGACCTACAACTACAACCTGGGCGGCAACGGCAAGAGCCAGATCCTCAAGACGGCGGGCTTCGTCAAGCTCGTCCGGGTGGAGGACGGCCCCGTGGTCGGCGTACACATGGTCGGCGCCCGGGTCGGTGAGATGGTCGGCGAGGCGCAGCTCATCTACAACTGGGAGGCGTACCCGGCCGAGGTGGCGCAGCTCGTGCACGCCCACCCGACGCAGAACGAGGCCCTGGGCGAGGCGCACCTGGCGCTCGCCGGCAAGCCGCTGCACGCACACGCCTGA
- a CDS encoding leucyl aminopeptidase: MTSPSTTLSLVDTDPAELAVDAIVIGVHSQTAEQATTTGLAGTLLLASGAESIAAAFDGKLTETLALLGATGGPGEVIKLATLGTVTAPVVVAVGLGPEPTGAAPAPETLRRAAGAAVRALAGAPRVALALPLPDDADAPAALRAVAEGAMLGGYRFAGYKTRPQPARREPVAEVLVAVPDAGDAGAQAEIARAQVVGGAVRRSRDWVNTAPNELRPPSFADSVADAAREAGLTVEVLDEAALAAGGYGGIIAVGQGSEAPPRLVKLSYTPAGGGNGKRVALVGKGITFDTGGISIKPAQGMWEMKSDMGGAAAVAATMLAIAALKPSVAVTAYLPMAENMPSGRSYRPGDVISMYNGKKVEVLNTDAEGRMILADAMARACEDGCDYLFETSTLTGGQVIALGKRIAGVMGTPELCERVRTTGDAVGEPAWPMPLPDDVRKGMDSDVADISQVNAGMDRAGHMLQGGVFLREFVTADVAWAHIDIAGPSYHSGEPTGYWTKGGTGVPVRTLVQLVEDVAANG; this comes from the coding sequence GTGACATCGCCCAGCACCACCCTGAGCCTGGTCGACACCGACCCCGCCGAGCTCGCCGTCGACGCGATCGTGATCGGCGTGCACAGCCAGACCGCAGAGCAGGCCACCACCACCGGCCTGGCCGGGACCCTGCTGCTGGCCAGCGGCGCGGAGAGCATCGCCGCCGCCTTCGACGGCAAGCTGACCGAGACGCTGGCCCTGCTCGGCGCGACCGGTGGCCCCGGCGAGGTGATCAAGCTGGCCACGCTGGGCACCGTGACCGCCCCGGTGGTCGTCGCCGTCGGTCTCGGCCCGGAGCCGACCGGCGCCGCGCCGGCCCCGGAGACCCTGCGCCGGGCCGCCGGAGCGGCCGTACGGGCCCTCGCGGGCGCGCCCCGGGTGGCCCTCGCGCTGCCGCTGCCCGACGACGCCGACGCCCCGGCGGCGCTGCGCGCGGTGGCGGAGGGGGCGATGCTCGGCGGCTACCGCTTCGCCGGCTACAAGACCCGGCCCCAGCCGGCCCGGCGCGAGCCGGTCGCCGAGGTGCTCGTCGCCGTGCCGGACGCCGGTGACGCCGGCGCCCAGGCCGAGATCGCCCGCGCCCAGGTGGTCGGCGGCGCGGTCCGGCGCAGCCGGGACTGGGTCAACACCGCCCCGAACGAGCTGCGCCCGCCGTCGTTCGCCGACTCGGTGGCGGACGCCGCCCGGGAGGCCGGCCTGACGGTCGAGGTGCTCGACGAGGCGGCCCTGGCCGCCGGCGGCTACGGCGGCATCATCGCCGTCGGGCAGGGCTCGGAGGCCCCGCCGCGGCTGGTGAAGCTGAGCTACACCCCGGCCGGCGGCGGCAACGGCAAGCGGGTGGCGCTGGTCGGCAAGGGCATCACCTTCGACACCGGCGGCATCTCGATCAAGCCCGCGCAGGGCATGTGGGAGATGAAGTCCGACATGGGTGGCGCCGCCGCGGTGGCCGCGACCATGCTGGCGATCGCCGCGCTCAAGCCGTCGGTGGCCGTGACGGCGTACCTGCCGATGGCGGAGAACATGCCGTCCGGGCGCTCGTACCGGCCGGGTGACGTGATCAGCATGTACAACGGCAAGAAGGTGGAGGTGCTCAACACCGACGCCGAGGGCCGGATGATCCTGGCCGACGCGATGGCGCGGGCCTGCGAGGACGGCTGCGACTACCTCTTCGAGACGTCCACCCTCACCGGCGGGCAGGTGATCGCGCTGGGCAAGCGCATCGCCGGCGTGATGGGCACCCCCGAGCTGTGCGAGCGGGTCCGCACCACCGGCGACGCGGTCGGCGAGCCGGCCTGGCCGATGCCGCTGCCGGACGACGTGCGCAAGGGCATGGACTCCGACGTGGCCGACATCTCCCAGGTCAACGCCGGCATGGACCGGGCCGGGCACATGCTCCAGGGTGGGGTCTTCCTGCGCGAGTTCGTCACCGCCGACGTCGCCTGGGCGCACATCGACATCGCCGGCCCGAGCTACCACTCGGGCGAGCCGACCGGCTACTGGACCAAGGGTGGCACGGGCGTGCCGGTCCGCACGCTGGTCCAGCTGGTGGAGGACGTCGCCGCCAACGGCTGA